The region GACAAATTTTTCCTGTAAAGTCTAGAATCTGTCGTATAAAAGCTGCTCGTAAGTCAAAGATCCGATTTTAAATAGTCCAAACGGCCGGATCGCCTGCGAGCGTCGTCTCACAGGCTGGTGTCGGCCGTCTTGGTCTTCAGCTCGGCGCCGGTGTTGGCCGGTGTCGTCGTGTCGAGCCGCGGGTCTCTGCAGAAGAACATGGCGGGGTTCTTACAGGCCCACATGgccacctctcctcctcctcctcctgttttccCGGGGCTGGAACTCGACAGCCGGCTGTTGTTGTTCATCCCCGCCCGGCTCACGTAGCGGTCCCTGATCCTCTCCGCCTGGTTCTGCCGGACCTCTCGGTTGCGGCTCTGGCTGGAGAGGTACGCGGCAATGTTTCTGGTCCGGTAGCCCTCCTCCCTGCTGCGGCCCAGTAACATGGAGATGTTTGGGTTCCTCAGAGCGTAGATCAGAGGGTTGATGGCTCCGTTGGACCAGGCCAGGCAGATGGCCACGGTGTCCATGGCCGGGTTGAACCTGTAGTTCCCCATGGCCGTGACCAGGCCCATTAAACAGTACGGACCCCAGCAGCAGATGATGAACACTATCATGATCAGCACCGTGGTGGCGGTTCGCATCTCGCTGTAGAACCGCAGTAAGTAGGCGTAGGTGGTAACAGGCCGGACTCGGATCTCGGACAGCCGGacggttttacagatgttgtaaTGGCAAAAGCACATGAGGGAAAACGGCAGCAGGTAGCACGCCACGATGAGGCAGACGCTGTACGCCGTCCCCACGCCGGAGCTGCTGGAGTGGAACACGTACATGCAATGGTAGAAACCTCGTTTGTGGACCTCCATCGATGTCCGGACCAACAGATACCCGGGCAGGGAGAAAACCACGGCCGTTACCCACACAGCAACCAAAAGCTGGGTGGCTCTCTGACGCCCGATCTTCGCCTGAGGCTGCCGAACGATGGCGTAGTACCTGTCGAAGGAGATCAGCGTCATGGTGAGGGTGGAGATGATGCCAAAGCAGGTGTTGAAGAAGCCGTTGGCGATGCAGAAAGTGTTTCCGAACATCCAGACGCCGTCCTTGCTGAAGAGCATGACGAAGGAGAAGGGCAGGCACAGGACGGCGGTCAGGAAGTCGGACAGCGACAGCGACATGAT is a window of Kryptolebias marmoratus isolate JLee-2015 linkage group LG10, ASM164957v2, whole genome shotgun sequence DNA encoding:
- the LOC108249918 gene encoding G-protein coupled receptor 135 is translated as MDSPVSTALRGGTNYTSDSSGLNIITQLSTSSPVEPRVVSIVTSLVTATTQAAVGTTGNISALREQRGSELGDAHQASPTAAVLSDADGNSALTGVTVAAQALVLLSIFLLSSLGNLAVVIVIIKHRQLRTVTNAFIMSLSLSDFLTAVLCLPFSFVMLFSKDGVWMFGNTFCIANGFFNTCFGIISTLTMTLISFDRYYAIVRQPQAKIGRQRATQLLVAVWVTAVVFSLPGYLLVRTSMEVHKRGFYHCMYVFHSSSSGVGTAYSVCLIVACYLLPFSLMCFCHYNICKTVRLSEIRVRPVTTYAYLLRFYSEMRTATTVLIMIVFIICCWGPYCLMGLVTAMGNYRFNPAMDTVAICLAWSNGAINPLIYALRNPNISMLLGRSREEGYRTRNIAAYLSSQSRNREVRQNQAERIRDRYVSRAGMNNNSRLSSSSPGKTGGGGGEVAMWACKNPAMFFCRDPRLDTTTPANTGAELKTKTADTSL